A genomic region of Alistipes megaguti contains the following coding sequences:
- the nspC gene encoding carboxynorspermidine decarboxylase, whose product MIDFLKLPSPCYVLDETLLDHNLEVIDRVRRESGAEIIVALKACAMWSIFPELAAHSDGATASSAAEARLVLEEFGSPAHTYAPTYTDHNIDEILRCSSHITFNSLTQYERFGQRALINGLSCGLRINPEYSPVETDLYNPCVAGSRLGVTTEQLAAHGGLPEGIEGLHFHVLCESRPEHLRLALEAVERHFGPYLDRVKWLNMGGGHLMTHADYDCDALIALLKEFHVRHPHLRLILEPGSAFTWRTGYLVSTVEDIVVNGGVRTAMLDVSFACHMPDCLEMPYKPAIVGAHDPAEGEPRWRMGGTSCLAGDYYGDWAFDHELKVGERIVFEDMIHYTMVKTTMFNGVEHPSIVIVRRDGRVEVIRQFGYEDFKSRMS is encoded by the coding sequence ATGATTGACTTTCTGAAACTGCCTTCACCATGTTACGTCCTTGACGAGACGCTGCTGGATCATAATCTGGAGGTGATCGACCGCGTGCGCCGCGAATCGGGTGCCGAGATCATCGTCGCACTGAAGGCCTGCGCCATGTGGAGCATTTTCCCCGAGTTGGCGGCTCACTCCGATGGAGCGACGGCCAGTTCGGCCGCCGAGGCGCGGCTTGTACTGGAGGAATTCGGCAGTCCGGCCCACACCTATGCCCCCACCTATACGGATCACAACATCGACGAGATCCTGCGTTGCAGCAGCCATATTACCTTCAACTCCCTTACGCAGTATGAACGTTTCGGACAGCGGGCGCTGATCAACGGTCTCTCGTGCGGACTGCGCATCAATCCCGAGTATTCGCCCGTCGAGACGGATCTCTACAACCCCTGCGTGGCGGGTTCGCGTCTGGGCGTTACGACCGAACAGCTGGCTGCGCACGGCGGACTTCCCGAAGGGATCGAGGGCCTTCATTTCCACGTTCTGTGCGAATCGCGTCCCGAACACCTGCGGCTGGCGCTGGAGGCCGTCGAACGCCATTTCGGACCGTACCTCGACCGGGTCAAATGGCTCAACATGGGCGGCGGCCATCTGATGACGCACGCCGACTACGACTGTGACGCGCTGATCGCCCTTTTGAAGGAGTTCCACGTACGCCATCCCCATCTGCGGCTGATTCTCGAACCGGGCAGCGCTTTTACGTGGCGTACGGGCTATCTGGTCTCGACAGTCGAGGATATCGTCGTGAACGGCGGCGTACGCACGGCGATGCTCGACGTGTCGTTTGCCTGCCACATGCCCGACTGCCTCGAAATGCCCTACAAGCCGGCCATCGTCGGGGCGCACGATCCTGCCGAGGGGGAACCCCGCTGGCGGATGGGCGGCACGAGCTGCCTGGCCGGCGACTACTACGGCGACTGGGCCTTCGACCACGAACTGAAGGTGGGCGAGCGGATCGTTTTCGAGGACATGATCCACTATACGATGGTCAAGACGACGATGTTCAACGGCGTGGAGCACCCGTCGATCGTCATCGTACGGCGCGACGGCCGCGTGGAGGTCATCCGCCAGTTCGGCTACGAGGATTTCAAGAGCCGGATGTCCTGA
- a CDS encoding cysteine dioxygenase encodes MRPEETATLATRYHEACDTRTDYQSFFDRLLAIATDAPLSPTTGERIRDYVMPWLESHSLESFDRYSDRNYVRTYLGRCPRTHWEALVMSWKRGNATTIHGHPAFAGYHFADGVFRVEIFEPAGHGTARRIGEQIIDRRECLFAVGEPGRFDNHLHRITCLSETGHSLHVYSDDALQGQTFTETE; translated from the coding sequence ATGCGACCCGAAGAGACTGCTACACTCGCAACGCGCTACCACGAAGCGTGTGACACGCGTACCGACTACCAATCGTTTTTCGACCGACTGCTGGCCATTGCCACCGACGCTCCGTTGAGCCCCACGACGGGCGAACGGATCCGGGACTACGTGATGCCGTGGCTCGAGAGCCATTCGCTGGAGTCGTTCGACCGCTATTCCGACCGCAATTACGTGCGCACCTACCTGGGCCGCTGTCCCCGCACGCATTGGGAAGCGCTTGTCATGAGCTGGAAACGTGGCAATGCGACGACCATCCACGGTCATCCGGCCTTTGCCGGCTACCACTTTGCCGACGGTGTGTTCCGGGTCGAGATTTTCGAACCGGCCGGCCACGGAACCGCCCGCCGCATCGGGGAGCAGATCATCGACCGCCGGGAGTGTCTCTTTGCCGTCGGCGAGCCGGGACGGTTCGACAACCACCTGCATCGTATCACCTGTCTGAGCGAGACGGGCCACAGCCTGCACGTCTATTCGGACGATGCGTTGCAGGGCCAGACCTTCACCGAGACGGAGTAG